One window from the genome of Flavobacteriales bacterium encodes:
- a CDS encoding HAD family phosphatase, which translates to MKPVQHNQLDLIIFDLGGVILNIDYGLTQKAFAALGLADTEQNYSQAAQNELFDALETGRIDTATFRDGLRQMMGHSPSDQALDDSWNALLLDLPLHRLEFIHRVHERYRTCVLSNTNAIHIAEFERRIEDEIGMQYFRSAFDAVFYSSDIGQRKPDKEAFQYVLEHFEVEAQKALFIDDSVQHVQAAEALGLQTIHLRPGEEIHERAAYLIS; encoded by the coding sequence TTGAAGCCTGTACAGCACAATCAATTGGACCTGATCATCTTCGATCTAGGTGGGGTCATTCTCAACATCGATTATGGCCTGACCCAAAAGGCCTTTGCTGCCCTGGGTCTAGCGGATACGGAGCAGAATTACTCCCAAGCCGCACAGAATGAACTCTTCGATGCCCTCGAGACAGGGCGTATCGATACAGCTACATTTCGTGATGGTCTTCGCCAGATGATGGGACATAGCCCGTCTGACCAGGCCCTGGATGATTCCTGGAATGCCCTCTTATTGGATCTCCCCCTCCATCGCTTGGAGTTCATCCACCGCGTTCATGAGCGCTATCGCACCTGTGTGCTCAGCAATACAAATGCGATCCACATAGCCGAATTCGAACGCAGGATCGAAGATGAGATCGGAATGCAGTACTTCCGCTCGGCCTTTGATGCGGTGTTCTATTCATCCGACATCGGCCAGCGCAAACCGGACAAAGAGGCTTTTCAATACGTGCTTGAGCATTTTGAAGTAGAAGCGCAGAAGGCGCTCTTCATCGATGATTCCGTGCAGCATGTACAGGCGGCAGAAGCCCTAGGGCTGCAGACCATCCATCTCAGACCTGGAGAGGAGATCCATGAGCGGGCTGCTTATTTGATCTCCTGA
- the mce gene encoding methylmalonyl-CoA epimerase, protein MQKIEHLGIAVHNLQESEEIYSRLFGTGPYKRESVESESVTTSFFRVGANKIELLESTAEDGPIAKFLAKRGEGIHHVAFAVDDIHSEMQRLRDEGFRLLNEEPKRGADNKLIAFVHPKDSSGVLIELCQEIK, encoded by the coding sequence ATGCAGAAGATCGAACATCTCGGTATCGCGGTACACAACCTTCAGGAATCAGAAGAGATCTATAGCCGGCTGTTCGGCACAGGTCCCTATAAGCGGGAATCGGTGGAGAGCGAAAGCGTGACCACTTCTTTTTTCCGTGTAGGTGCCAACAAGATCGAATTACTCGAATCCACAGCCGAAGATGGGCCCATCGCCAAATTCCTGGCCAAGAGAGGGGAAGGTATCCATCACGTGGCCTTCGCAGTGGACGACATCCATAGCGAGATGCAACGCCTGCGTGATGAAGGTTTCCGACTATTGAATGAAGAACCCAAGCGCGGTGCTGACAACAAGCTTATCGCCTTTGTACATCCCAAGGATTCCAGCGGAGTGTTGATAGAACTCTGTCAGGAGATCAAATAA